One Candidatus Eisenbacteria bacterium DNA window includes the following coding sequences:
- a CDS encoding lysylphosphatidylglycerol synthase transmembrane domain-containing protein: MKRKAYFGIAVSVLCLFLAFRKTQFGELRNAFSQAEYLYLIPAAACTLTSFYIRAYRWKFLMKPLKNARTMSLFSSTMIGFMANNLLPARLGEFVRAYAVGKKEKVSKTASFATIVIERVLDVFVLLVLFGILILVMPLPKELKVGGYFALVLNAVSMLVLLAFLIFPRWTLSLATAASRPLPGKLEHRVSRIVRSFGQGLEVFKRGKETFYSLMLSFVVWFFAGLAIYFSILSVEVNLPPHATLLVLVVLSLGVMIPSSPAYVGPIQYFSVLGLSLFDVDKTRALAFSFLYHSTQFFPVTLLGLFYLWKENLSIREITAKDVVSFGNAQGAKNEKPGA, encoded by the coding sequence TTCTCTCAAGCGGAATACCTGTATCTGATACCTGCTGCAGCCTGCACATTGACCAGTTTCTACATACGAGCCTACAGGTGGAAGTTCCTCATGAAGCCTCTGAAGAATGCGCGGACGATGAGCCTGTTTTCATCGACCATGATAGGATTCATGGCGAACAATCTGCTTCCGGCGCGGCTCGGAGAATTTGTGCGCGCGTATGCGGTTGGGAAGAAGGAAAAGGTGAGCAAGACGGCTTCTTTTGCCACAATCGTGATCGAGAGAGTGCTGGATGTGTTTGTGCTTCTCGTTCTCTTTGGTATCCTGATACTTGTCATGCCGCTTCCCAAAGAGCTCAAAGTCGGAGGATACTTCGCCCTCGTCCTTAATGCCGTATCCATGCTGGTGCTCCTTGCCTTTCTCATCTTTCCCCGGTGGACTCTTTCCCTGGCGACAGCTGCTTCGAGACCATTGCCCGGGAAGCTTGAGCACAGGGTTTCGAGGATCGTCAGGTCATTCGGGCAAGGCCTTGAGGTGTTCAAGCGTGGAAAGGAAACTTTCTATTCTCTCATGCTTTCGTTTGTGGTCTGGTTTTTTGCCGGCCTTGCAATTTATTTCTCAATTCTTTCGGTCGAGGTCAATCTCCCGCCGCATGCAACACTGCTCGTGCTTGTAGTTCTGTCGCTCGGAGTCATGATACCGTCTTCTCCCGCCTATGTCGGGCCGATTCAGTATTTTTCAGTGCTTGGGCTTTCTCTTTTTGACGTCGACAAGACGAGAGCCCTCGCTTTCTCCTTCCTTTATCACTCCACGCAATTCTTTCCGGTGACGCTGCTGGGCCTCTTCTATCTTTGGAAGGAGAATCTCTCAATAAGAGAGATAACGGCCAAGGACGTCGTGAGTTTCGGCAACGCTCAGGGCGCAAAGAACGAGAAGCCGGGCGCATAA